A single Eleginops maclovinus isolate JMC-PN-2008 ecotype Puerto Natales chromosome 5, JC_Emac_rtc_rv5, whole genome shotgun sequence DNA region contains:
- the rnf150a gene encoding RING finger protein 150a codes for MAPSLIQCCRSLALSTWLLSFCFVHLLCLDFTVAEKEEWYTAFVNITYLDPVTSEVKTEKTECGRYGEQSPKKEARGLVLVPYSLQDRQACDPNLRFPPIPANTAWVALVSAGNCSYREKIRNVANYNASAVVIYNVGSSNANDTITMPHPGTGEVVAIMIPEPKGREIAALLEQQIRVTLSISIGTRNLHKYVSRTSVVFVSISFIVLMIISLAWLVFYYIQRFRYANARDRNQRRLGDAAKKAISKLQVRTIKKGDKETESDFDNCAVCIEGYKPNDVVRVLPCRHVFHKHCVDPWLQDHRTCPMCKMNILKALGILLNADCTDDVPPDYETSVGGPPTNAISGESEITINESSVVLDPADRGIDLQQFHPDEDTEPQAAESHIIYAGGHQPSTSSDSDSSFTTGLEIGMSEVHLSTEQECELAKS; via the exons ATGGCACCGTCCCTCATACAATGTTGCCGCAGTCTGGCTCTCTCGACGTGGCTGCTGTCGTTTTGCTTCGTTCATTTGCTGTGCTTGGACTTTACGGTTGCAGAGAAAGAGGAATGGTACACCGCTTTTGTAAACATTACCTATTTGGACCCCGTCACTTCGGAGGTCAAGACGGAGAAAACCGAGTGCGGAAGGTATGGTGAGCAGTCGCCCAAGAAAGAAGCCAGAGGTCTGGTCCTGGTGCCGTACAGCCTGCAGGACAGGCAGGCGTGCGACCCCAACCTCAGGTTCCCACCTATCCCCGCAAACACCGCCTGGGTGGCTCTGGTGTCTGCTGGGAACTGTTCATACCGAGAGAAGATCCGTAACGTTGCAAACTACAACGCCTCTGCAGTTGTCATTTACAATGTGGGCTCCAGCAATGCCAACGACACCATAACAATGCCCCATCCAG GTACAGGTGAAGTTGTGGCCATCATGATCCCAGAGCCTAAAGGCCGTGAGATTGCGGCCTTGCTGGAGCAGCAAATCAGGGTCACACTGTCCATCTCCATAGGAACCCGCAACCTGCACAAGTATGTGAGCAGAACGTCGGTCGTGTTTGTCTCCATCTCCTTCATCGTGCTCATGATCATCTCTCTCGCCTGGCTCGTCTTCTACTACATCCAGAGGTTCCGCTACGCTAACGCACGAGACCGCAACCAG AGACGTTTGGGAGATGCTGCCAAAAAGGCCATCAGTAAGCTGCAAGTACGCACCATAAAGAAAGGAGACAAG gAGACTGAGTCAGACTTCGACAACTGTGCAGTTTGCATTGAAGGTTATAAGCCTAACGATGTTGTGCGGGTATTACCATGCAG GCATGTCTTCCATAAGCACTGTGTAGACCCTTGGCTGCAAGACCACCGGACGTGTCCCATGTGTAAAATGAACATCCTTAAAGCCTTGGGAATCCTG CTCAACGCAGACTGCACAGATGACGTTCCTCCAGACTATGAGACATCTGTCGGGGGTCCACCCACCAACGCCATCAGCGGGGAGAGTGAGATCACGATTAACGAGAGCTCGGTGGTTCTGGATCCAGCCGACAGAGGGATCGACCTTCAGCAGTTCCACCCTGATGAAGACACAGAGCCTCAGGCAGCGGAAAGCCACATCATCTACGCCG